A single Silvibacterium dinghuense DNA region contains:
- a CDS encoding cytochrome P450 — MPEARTETPSPDFTGAPEENREWVVLERDGYRFPPGLRLNLPLYLSRRFFRVGNPILLFEHLASTYGRMAHYRIGPSDIVLVNEPEFVREILIHQAQHFIKERTQRRMRILLGDGLITSEGEMHRRQRRIAAPAFHRQRIQAYSELMVERAAAMREAWQPGTEIDVAAEMMRLSLQVVARTLFAQEVTPEIESISHEVNAIMKLYNFLIALPKAEDYLHWPIPGLMRFRRARKRLDTVVHRMIAEHRASGEDKGDLLSMLMRSQDAEGDHSGMTDEQLRDEVMTIFLAGYETVANALTWTWMLLGQNPEAEKKLHVELDEVLAGRLPTLEDIPRLHYTEMVLSESMRLYPPAWAMGRQATVDVEIGPYKLPAGTFFFFSQYLIQRNPEHFPHPLHFEPERFTPEQKAGRSKFVYFPFGAGNRQCIGESFAWMEMILVLATLAQHWRLRLVSGQSFEVQPKITLRPKHGIRVFAEPRAC, encoded by the coding sequence ATGCCCGAGGCCAGAACGGAAACGCCCAGTCCTGATTTCACCGGCGCACCCGAAGAGAACCGCGAGTGGGTTGTCCTGGAGCGCGATGGCTATCGCTTCCCTCCCGGCCTCAGGCTGAATCTTCCGCTCTATCTCTCGCGCCGCTTCTTTCGCGTCGGCAATCCGATCCTGCTCTTCGAGCACCTGGCTTCGACCTACGGACGCATGGCGCATTACCGTATCGGCCCGAGCGACATTGTACTGGTGAACGAGCCGGAGTTCGTACGCGAGATCCTCATCCACCAGGCACAGCATTTCATCAAAGAGCGCACGCAGAGGCGAATGCGCATTCTGCTGGGCGACGGGCTGATTACCAGCGAAGGCGAAATGCACAGGCGGCAGCGGCGCATTGCTGCGCCGGCCTTTCACCGGCAACGGATTCAGGCCTACAGCGAGCTGATGGTGGAGCGCGCCGCAGCCATGCGCGAGGCATGGCAACCGGGTACAGAAATCGATGTCGCAGCGGAGATGATGCGGCTTTCCCTGCAGGTGGTGGCGCGCACGCTCTTCGCGCAGGAGGTCACGCCGGAGATCGAGAGCATCAGCCACGAGGTGAACGCGATCATGAAGCTCTACAACTTCCTGATCGCACTGCCGAAAGCCGAGGATTATCTTCACTGGCCGATTCCCGGACTGATGCGCTTCCGGCGCGCACGCAAGCGGCTGGACACGGTGGTGCATCGGATGATCGCCGAGCACCGGGCCAGCGGGGAAGACAAGGGCGATCTGCTCTCCATGCTGATGCGCTCGCAGGACGCAGAAGGCGACCACTCCGGCATGACCGATGAGCAGTTGCGCGATGAGGTCATGACCATCTTCCTGGCCGGTTACGAAACAGTGGCCAATGCCCTGACGTGGACATGGATGCTGCTGGGGCAAAATCCTGAAGCCGAGAAGAAGCTGCATGTGGAGCTCGATGAGGTGCTCGCCGGGCGGCTGCCGACACTCGAGGACATCCCGCGACTGCACTACACCGAGATGGTGCTGTCCGAATCGATGCGGCTCTATCCGCCGGCATGGGCGATGGGACGGCAGGCAACGGTGGATGTGGAGATCGGGCCTTACAAACTGCCCGCAGGTACTTTTTTTTTCTTCAGCCAGTACCTGATCCAGCGAAACCCGGAGCACTTCCCTCACCCTCTGCATTTCGAGCCGGAGCGATTTACTCCGGAGCAAAAAGCCGGGCGATCGAAGTTCGTCTATTTTCCGTTCGGCGCCGGGAACCGGCAGTGCATCGGCGAGTCGTTCGCGTGGATGGAGATGATCCTGGTGCTGGCAACCCTGGCACAGCACTGGCGTCTGCGACTGGTGTCAGGGCAATCCTTCGAAGTACAGCCGAAGATCACGCTGCGTCCGAAGCATGGCATCAGGGTATTTGCCGAGCCCAGAGCCTGTTAG
- a CDS encoding ATP-binding protein, producing the protein MGFGDFLGNATTVRHLREAIAAGRLPNAMILSGPRGAGKYTLAVMLAQAVNCLEQPVTDGLPDFCGTCSNCTRIGQSADLDARIDEAIAAREELRETDKKETRILVQTHPDVLVIPPDPPQLLIKLGQVRTVIREIYRIPAQASRAVYIFTSASFMKEAANSLLKVLEEPPSYASIFLLAENVGDLLPTIRSRAGIFRLGALPLEEIETLLAARRSHWKPQQRALVARLAQGAVGQALGFDLEGYLASRNDALLLLRHGLKDPDFSALFKTTETYRAGAEGQEKTSGMLRALRSLLEDLLLIQSGALAMIRNIDLTPQLTEFAGQTTFSWIEFAERGIAQVESGMRRNLLRSLSLDSFATSLTPPA; encoded by the coding sequence GTGGGATTCGGCGACTTTCTGGGCAATGCGACGACGGTACGGCATCTCCGTGAGGCCATTGCCGCCGGCCGTTTGCCGAACGCCATGATCCTGAGCGGGCCGCGGGGCGCAGGCAAATACACGCTGGCCGTGATGCTGGCGCAGGCCGTCAACTGCCTCGAACAGCCGGTAACCGATGGATTGCCGGATTTTTGCGGCACCTGCTCGAACTGCACGCGGATCGGCCAGTCGGCCGACCTTGACGCGCGAATCGACGAGGCTATCGCCGCGCGCGAGGAACTGCGCGAAACAGACAAGAAAGAAACCCGCATCCTGGTGCAGACGCATCCGGATGTGCTGGTCATTCCGCCCGATCCGCCACAGCTGCTGATCAAACTGGGGCAGGTTCGCACGGTGATCCGCGAGATCTATCGCATTCCTGCGCAGGCGAGCCGGGCGGTCTACATCTTTACCAGCGCTTCTTTCATGAAAGAAGCCGCGAATTCGCTGCTGAAGGTGCTCGAAGAGCCGCCGTCGTACGCCAGCATCTTCCTGCTGGCAGAAAATGTCGGCGACCTGCTGCCGACGATCCGCTCACGGGCTGGTATCTTTCGCCTGGGGGCGTTGCCGCTCGAAGAAATTGAAACCCTGCTGGCTGCGCGGCGCAGCCATTGGAAGCCGCAGCAGCGAGCGCTGGTGGCACGGCTCGCGCAGGGCGCGGTGGGACAGGCTTTGGGCTTCGATCTGGAAGGCTATCTGGCAAGCCGCAACGATGCCCTCCTGCTGTTGCGGCACGGCTTGAAGGACCCGGACTTCTCGGCACTGTTCAAGACGACGGAAACCTACCGCGCCGGAGCCGAGGGGCAGGAAAAGACATCGGGGATGCTGCGCGCCTTGCGCAGCCTGCTCGAGGATCTGCTGCTGATTCAGTCCGGGGCGCTAGCGATGATTCGCAATATCGACCTGACACCGCAACTGACGGAGTTTGCCGGGCAGACTACCTTCTCATGGATAGAGTTTGCCGAACGCGGCATCGCGCAGGTGGAGTCGGGCATGCGCCGCAACCTGCTGCGCTCGCTCTCGCTGGACAGCTTTGCGACGAGCCTCACCCCGCCGGCCTGA
- a CDS encoding RNA chaperone Hfq: MANPSRFSIGTLHEVRPAMTAVPDDPATEAAALGPRKLVRPRLPEGSARRNTGNRGENTMLTHQAALLGALAGHGHDAEDAHAEAFYFQKQIQTQTLMVFVLEDGEEIEGYIEWFDRSTIKVRNGRKTLIYKSAIKYLYKAGERHPD; this comes from the coding sequence ATGGCCAATCCTTCTCGCTTTTCCATCGGGACGTTGCACGAAGTGCGTCCTGCTATGACTGCCGTCCCCGACGACCCCGCAACAGAGGCCGCCGCACTTGGCCCGCGCAAGCTTGTCCGCCCCAGGCTGCCGGAAGGCTCCGCACGGCGGAATACAGGCAATCGCGGCGAAAACACCATGCTGACTCACCAGGCTGCGCTCCTGGGCGCACTGGCCGGACATGGACACGATGCCGAAGATGCGCACGCGGAAGCCTTTTACTTCCAGAAACAGATTCAGACGCAGACACTGATGGTCTTTGTGCTCGAGGACGGAGAAGAGATCGAAGGCTATATCGAGTGGTTCGACCGCAGCACGATCAAGGTGCGGAACGGGCGGAAAACCCTGATCTATAAGTCAGCGATCAAGTATCTCTACAAAGCCGGGGAGCGGCACCCTGACTAG
- a CDS encoding L-threonylcarbamoyladenylate synthase gives MHTERLIVEAAAPDSPDSRSAITAAAAILRGGGTVAFPTETVYGLGANARSAQAVAKIFAAKQRPSWDPLIVHIADRDRLPSVVASVPDSAKRLIDAYWPGPLTLLLPRQAAIPDAVTAGRPLVGVRIPQHPVAQALIRAAQVPVAAPSANRFGHTSPTTAAHVLEDLDGRIDAILELRFPEGAAAETTHGVESTVVDPTGQPVLIYRPGAITLEQVRALCPNAIAYAETARTVAATPESMPSPGVGIRHYAPRARLLLVEPAFAQQALFEEAARQHAAGSQKLGLMLPEGWGAPESAIRYAWGCWSDTEELARRLFAGLRWLDAEGAELILCPLPEQQGIGAAIADRLRKAARTE, from the coding sequence ATGCATACAGAACGCCTCATCGTCGAAGCCGCGGCTCCCGATTCGCCTGATTCCCGGAGCGCCATTACCGCTGCGGCTGCCATCCTGCGCGGCGGCGGTACCGTAGCTTTTCCGACGGAGACGGTCTATGGACTGGGCGCGAATGCCCGGAGCGCCCAGGCGGTGGCGAAGATCTTTGCTGCCAAGCAGCGCCCGTCGTGGGATCCGCTCATCGTGCATATCGCCGATCGCGATAGGCTTCCGTCGGTCGTGGCCTCGGTTCCGGACAGTGCGAAGCGCCTGATCGACGCATACTGGCCCGGTCCTCTCACGCTGCTTTTGCCGCGGCAGGCCGCCATTCCGGACGCTGTCACCGCAGGCCGCCCTCTGGTTGGCGTCCGCATACCGCAGCATCCGGTCGCCCAGGCTCTTATCCGCGCGGCGCAGGTGCCGGTAGCTGCGCCCAGTGCCAATCGCTTTGGGCACACCAGCCCGACGACCGCTGCGCATGTTCTGGAAGACCTTGACGGCCGCATTGACGCCATCCTCGAGCTGCGCTTTCCCGAGGGCGCGGCTGCTGAAACAACGCACGGAGTGGAGTCGACTGTTGTGGACCCGACTGGACAGCCTGTGCTGATCTATCGGCCCGGCGCGATCACCCTCGAGCAGGTGCGTGCGCTTTGTCCCAATGCCATTGCCTACGCCGAGACCGCGCGCACGGTGGCCGCAACGCCGGAGTCGATGCCGTCTCCCGGTGTGGGAATCCGCCATTACGCGCCTCGAGCCCGGCTGCTATTGGTGGAACCTGCTTTCGCGCAACAGGCGCTCTTTGAAGAGGCTGCGCGGCAGCATGCCGCAGGCTCGCAGAAGCTCGGCCTGATGCTGCCCGAGGGGTGGGGCGCTCCGGAGAGCGCAATTCGTTATGCCTGGGGATGCTGGAGCGACACGGAAGAGCTGGCCCGGCGTCTCTTTGCCGGCCTTCGCTGGCTCGATGCCGAGGGCGCCGAGCTGATCCTCTGCCCGCTGCCTGAGCAGCAGGGCATCGGCGCTGCCATCGCCGACCGGCTTCGCAAGGCCGCTCGTACGGAGTAG
- a CDS encoding class IV adenylate cyclase, with the protein MSAVEIEVKFRVEDVAALQERLSGLGFSCITPRTFERNMLYDTPDRRLRSQHSILRIRLYGERWVLTHKCVPENDDPEARHKRRVETETEIADGEALGSVFERLGYEPAFAYEKWRTEYADATGHCVIDETPIGVFAELEGPEEWIDRRAQELGLEPSVLLTKSYGRLFDDWRRETGSTAAHLTFAAVGSEALA; encoded by the coding sequence ATGAGCGCGGTCGAAATTGAAGTGAAGTTCCGCGTCGAGGACGTAGCCGCACTCCAGGAACGGCTTTCCGGCCTCGGCTTCTCCTGCATCACGCCCCGTACTTTTGAACGCAACATGCTGTACGACACGCCGGACCGCCGGCTGCGCAGCCAGCATTCCATCCTGCGCATCCGTCTCTACGGCGAGCGCTGGGTGCTAACGCACAAGTGCGTGCCGGAGAATGACGATCCCGAAGCCCGGCACAAGCGTCGCGTGGAAACGGAGACGGAGATCGCCGACGGCGAGGCACTGGGTTCGGTCTTCGAGCGGCTTGGCTATGAGCCGGCCTTCGCCTACGAGAAGTGGCGCACGGAATACGCCGATGCAACCGGACATTGCGTTATCGACGAGACGCCGATCGGTGTCTTCGCCGAGCTGGAGGGCCCGGAAGAGTGGATCGACCGGCGCGCGCAGGAGCTGGGACTTGAGCCATCCGTACTGCTGACAAAGAGCTACGGCCGGCTCTTTGACGACTGGCGCAGAGAAACCGGCAGCACCGCCGCCCATCTGACCTTTGCAGCCGTGGGCAGCGAAGCACTGGCTTAG
- the secA gene encoding preprotein translocase subunit SecA: MIGSALTKVFGTSNEREVKRLLPRVQAINAFEPAVQQLSDDQLRAKTDEFRARIAAAVEGIADADERLAAEKQVLDEILPEAFAVVREAGRRVLQMRHFDVQLIGGMVLHAGKIAEMRTGEGKTLVATLPCYLNALAGHGVHVVTVNDYLAKRDAEWMGKLYGFLGLSVGVIVHDLDDQARRQAYASDITYGTNNEFGFDYLRDNMKFELTDCVQRGHYFSIVDEVDSILIDEARTPLIISGPTDQTTDKYVRVNRIISSLEEGEEIEKGEEKILTGDFVVDEKHKTIAVTDEGWEKIEKLLGIGNIADVENWELKHHVEVAIKAHKLYRKDVQYVVKDGEVIIVDEFTGRLMPGRRWSDGLHQAVEAKEGVNIRREDQTLATITFQNYFRLYKKLSGMTGTAETEATEFDKIYKLEIVVVPTNRKMSRIEHPDVVYRTAKEKYFAVADEIAVLHEKGQPVLVGTTSIEKSEILSQILQRKGVRHVVLNAKYHEREAEIVAQAGRLGMVTIATNMAGRGTDILLGGNAEFVAKQDLVRKGAARAISVAEGSIHPTAAPGMTRFYYQGQEFETTEQNWNAANEAFTAATVKEREAVLEAGGLCIIGTERHESRRIDNQLRGRAGRQGDPGASRFYLSLEDDLMRIFAKEWVSTLLQRMGMEEGVPIESRMISKRIEKAQEQVEGNNFEARKHLLEYDDVMNKQREAVYGLRHQLLEGLDQKELIVEDYVANILSDLLDEHTPEKVHPDQWKYDELKTKLMEQFGFPLETEIPGYGEMTRHELGESIFEKLKERYEAKEEFISEKAMRFHERMIMLSVLDGLWKDHLLNMDHLKEGIGLRGYGQQDPLVAYKKESFDMFEGMMTRFQEDTVRYLFLMQIVGPDGQPVAIPTQPRRVAAAAPQVIPAEVSAPAPEAAGNGHRPPPTLPGRSASDAPTTTIDSIEREFQRRKERDLEHARMAGGGNSSSEPVQRRSDKIGRNDPCPCGSGKKYKKCHGAGEA, translated from the coding sequence TTGATCGGTAGTGCACTTACCAAAGTATTCGGCACCAGCAATGAGCGCGAGGTGAAGCGCCTGCTGCCGCGCGTTCAGGCCATCAACGCCTTCGAGCCGGCGGTGCAGCAGCTCTCCGACGACCAGCTGCGCGCCAAGACCGATGAGTTCCGGGCCCGCATCGCTGCCGCCGTCGAAGGCATCGCCGATGCCGACGAGCGGCTGGCCGCAGAGAAGCAGGTACTCGACGAGATTCTTCCCGAGGCCTTTGCCGTTGTTCGCGAAGCCGGTCGCCGCGTGTTGCAGATGCGCCACTTCGACGTCCAGCTGATTGGCGGCATGGTGCTGCACGCCGGCAAGATCGCCGAAATGCGTACCGGTGAAGGCAAGACGCTGGTTGCGACGCTGCCCTGCTACCTGAATGCGCTCGCCGGTCACGGCGTGCACGTCGTCACCGTAAACGACTACCTGGCCAAGCGCGACGCCGAATGGATGGGCAAGCTCTACGGCTTCCTTGGGCTTTCGGTCGGTGTCATCGTTCACGATCTCGACGACCAGGCTCGCCGCCAGGCCTACGCTTCGGACATCACCTACGGCACCAACAACGAGTTCGGCTTCGATTACTTGCGCGACAACATGAAGTTCGAGCTGACCGACTGCGTGCAGCGTGGACATTATTTCTCGATCGTCGATGAGGTCGATTCGATCCTGATCGACGAAGCCCGTACGCCGCTCATCATCTCCGGCCCCACTGACCAGACGACGGACAAGTATGTCCGGGTCAATCGCATCATCTCGTCGCTCGAAGAGGGCGAGGAGATCGAAAAGGGCGAGGAAAAGATCCTCACCGGCGATTTCGTCGTCGACGAAAAGCACAAGACCATCGCCGTCACCGACGAGGGTTGGGAAAAGATCGAAAAGCTGCTCGGCATCGGCAACATCGCCGACGTCGAGAACTGGGAGCTGAAGCATCACGTCGAAGTCGCGATCAAGGCGCACAAGCTCTATCGCAAGGATGTCCAGTACGTGGTTAAGGACGGGGAGGTCATCATTGTCGATGAGTTCACCGGCCGTCTGATGCCGGGCCGCCGCTGGTCCGATGGCCTGCACCAGGCTGTCGAGGCCAAGGAAGGCGTGAACATCCGCCGCGAGGACCAGACCCTCGCGACCATTACCTTCCAGAACTACTTCCGCCTCTACAAGAAGCTCTCCGGCATGACCGGTACGGCCGAGACGGAGGCCACCGAGTTCGACAAGATTTACAAGCTCGAGATCGTCGTCGTTCCGACCAACCGGAAGATGAGCCGCATCGAGCACCCCGACGTCGTCTACCGCACCGCGAAGGAGAAGTACTTCGCCGTGGCTGACGAGATCGCTGTGCTCCACGAAAAAGGCCAGCCTGTTCTGGTCGGCACCACGTCCATTGAGAAGTCCGAGATCCTTTCACAGATCCTCCAGCGCAAGGGTGTTCGCCATGTGGTGCTCAACGCTAAGTATCACGAGCGCGAGGCGGAGATCGTCGCCCAGGCTGGCCGCCTCGGTATGGTCACCATTGCGACGAACATGGCGGGCCGCGGTACGGACATTCTCCTCGGCGGCAATGCGGAGTTCGTTGCCAAGCAGGATCTGGTACGCAAGGGTGCGGCACGCGCCATCAGCGTGGCCGAGGGCTCGATTCATCCCACGGCTGCGCCGGGCATGACTCGTTTCTACTATCAGGGGCAGGAGTTCGAGACCACTGAGCAGAACTGGAATGCCGCCAACGAGGCCTTCACCGCTGCAACGGTGAAGGAGCGCGAAGCGGTGCTCGAGGCCGGTGGCCTCTGCATCATCGGCACCGAGCGTCACGAGTCCCGCCGTATCGACAACCAGCTCCGCGGCCGCGCCGGCCGTCAGGGCGATCCCGGTGCTTCGCGCTTCTATCTCTCGCTCGAAGATGACCTCATGCGCATCTTCGCCAAGGAGTGGGTCTCGACCCTGCTCCAGCGCATGGGCATGGAAGAGGGCGTGCCCATTGAGTCGCGCATGATTTCCAAGCGTATCGAGAAGGCGCAGGAGCAGGTCGAAGGCAACAACTTCGAAGCTCGTAAGCACCTGCTCGAGTACGACGACGTCATGAACAAGCAGCGCGAGGCCGTTTACGGACTGCGCCACCAGCTGCTCGAAGGCCTCGACCAGAAAGAGCTCATCGTCGAGGATTATGTCGCCAACATCCTCAGTGATCTGCTTGATGAGCACACGCCGGAAAAGGTCCATCCCGACCAGTGGAAGTATGACGAGCTCAAGACCAAGCTCATGGAGCAGTTCGGATTCCCGCTTGAGACGGAGATTCCTGGCTACGGGGAGATGACCCGCCACGAGCTTGGCGAGAGCATCTTCGAGAAGCTCAAGGAGCGCTACGAGGCCAAGGAGGAGTTCATCTCCGAGAAGGCGATGCGTTTCCACGAACGCATGATCATGCTCAGCGTCCTTGACGGCCTGTGGAAGGATCACCTCCTGAACATGGATCACCTCAAGGAGGGTATCGGCCTGCGCGGCTACGGCCAGCAGGACCCGCTCGTGGCCTATAAGAAGGAATCCTTTGACATGTTCGAGGGGATGATGACGCGCTTCCAGGAAGATACGGTGCGTTATCTCTTCCTCATGCAGATCGTCGGGCCGGACGGCCAGCCGGTTGCCATTCCCACGCAGCCGCGCCGCGTCGCCGCCGCAGCTCCGCAGGTGATTCCGGCCGAGGTATCCGCGCCGGCACCGGAAGCCGCCGGAAACGGTCACCGTCCTCCACCGACGCTCCCCGGGCGTTCTGCGTCGGATGCGCCGACCACGACGATCGATTCGATCGAGCGCGAGTTCCAGCGCCGCAAGGAGCGCGATCTTGAACACGCGCGGATGGCCGGCGGTGGCAACAGCTCCAGCGAGCCCGTACAGCGCCGCAGTGACAAGATCGGCCGCAACGATCCCTGTCCCTGCGGTTCGGGCAAGAAGTACAAGAAGTGCCACGGCGCAGGTGAGGCATAA
- a CDS encoding tyrosine recombinase XerC gives MNSESSTKLVEQFLASLAGERNASLHTQRAYTRELHEFAAFIEKNIGKGTAPAAIEHQTIRSYLSELYGRGLSRPSAARALAAIRSWFKWLARNGYVEQNPAALVASPRLPKHLPRVPTIEEMNRTVDAIGDAETVAWLERDRVIFELLYGCGIRNAELVGLDLGDLHWANDAILIRGKGRKERYVPMGDAAAAALRTYLAQREEKLAVRFRENAKAAARLDKDALLLNTHLRGNGRLTTRSVARIVKRIAMTYGLPSDVHPHTLRHAFGAHMLEEGADLRAIQELLGHERLSTTQRYTQLTIGKVAEVYDQTHPRAK, from the coding sequence GTGAACTCCGAATCAAGCACGAAGCTCGTGGAGCAGTTCCTCGCCTCGCTGGCCGGGGAGCGCAATGCTTCACTGCATACGCAGCGTGCCTATACGCGCGAACTGCATGAGTTCGCTGCCTTTATCGAAAAAAATATCGGCAAGGGAACGGCACCTGCGGCTATCGAGCATCAGACTATTCGTTCCTATCTCAGCGAGCTTTATGGCCGAGGGCTCTCGCGTCCCTCGGCTGCACGCGCGCTTGCGGCCATTCGCTCCTGGTTCAAATGGCTGGCCCGCAATGGCTACGTCGAGCAGAATCCGGCGGCTCTTGTTGCCTCCCCGCGCCTGCCCAAGCATCTGCCCCGCGTTCCGACGATTGAAGAGATGAACCGGACGGTCGATGCGATCGGTGACGCGGAAACCGTTGCCTGGCTGGAGCGTGACCGCGTCATCTTCGAGCTGTTATACGGGTGTGGTATCCGCAATGCCGAGCTGGTCGGTCTCGATCTCGGCGACCTGCACTGGGCCAACGATGCCATTCTCATCCGCGGCAAGGGGCGCAAAGAGCGGTATGTGCCCATGGGAGATGCAGCGGCAGCGGCTCTTCGCACCTATCTGGCGCAGCGCGAGGAAAAGCTGGCCGTCCGCTTTCGCGAGAATGCAAAAGCCGCAGCCCGTCTCGACAAGGACGCCCTGCTGCTCAATACCCATCTACGTGGCAATGGGCGACTGACGACCCGTTCCGTTGCCCGCATCGTCAAGCGCATCGCCATGACGTATGGATTGCCTTCCGATGTGCATCCTCACACCCTGCGCCACGCCTTTGGTGCGCACATGCTGGAGGAGGGCGCCGATCTGCGGGCAATCCAGGAGCTGCTCGGCCACGAGCGGCTTTCCACCACCCAGCGCTATACCCAGCTCACCATCGGCAAGGTCGCTGAGGTCTACGATCAGACCCATCCCCGCGCGAAATGA
- a CDS encoding tyrosine recombinase: protein MPESAESKTNLSLLRGYLAYLRIEKGLRPLSCEAYERDLLQFAEYLEKEQTALIACRREQVSGFLAHLSSHGVESRSAARKLSCLRGFFKWLLLEKKIDRDPTVTMESPAAWKVLPKSLAVSEVKDMLDRANLNAEHADAVSLRDRAILEILYAGGLRVSELTDLNVADLSLAAGRALVRGKGDKERIVPLGRIAIEAIETYLQHGRPALARSRRDRGRLFLSVRGLPLTRQWIWQLVRSSNATASPHKLRHSCATHMVEGGADLRTVQTILGHADIATTQVYTHLALGRLKEVHRSHHPRGRATRTKGQTEETAS from the coding sequence GTGCCCGAGTCTGCGGAGTCGAAGACGAATCTCTCGTTGTTGCGCGGCTATCTTGCCTATTTGCGCATCGAAAAGGGGCTGCGCCCGCTCAGTTGCGAGGCCTACGAGCGCGATCTCCTGCAGTTCGCCGAATATCTTGAAAAAGAGCAGACCGCGCTTATCGCATGCCGCCGTGAGCAGGTCTCCGGTTTCCTTGCGCACTTGAGCAGCCACGGCGTGGAATCCCGCTCGGCCGCGCGCAAGCTTTCCTGCCTGCGCGGATTTTTTAAATGGCTCCTGCTCGAGAAGAAGATCGACCGAGATCCCACCGTCACCATGGAGTCGCCCGCAGCCTGGAAGGTGCTGCCCAAGTCGCTGGCCGTCTCCGAAGTGAAGGACATGCTTGACCGCGCCAATCTCAATGCGGAGCATGCCGACGCCGTCTCGCTGCGTGACCGGGCCATTCTGGAAATCCTCTATGCGGGGGGGCTCCGTGTCTCCGAGCTGACCGATCTGAATGTCGCCGATCTCTCCCTCGCCGCCGGCCGGGCCCTGGTACGAGGCAAAGGCGATAAGGAGAGGATTGTGCCGCTCGGCCGCATCGCCATCGAGGCCATAGAGACCTATCTTCAGCACGGCCGCCCGGCGCTTGCCCGCTCTCGTCGAGACCGTGGGCGGCTCTTTCTCTCGGTACGCGGCCTGCCGCTCACCCGCCAATGGATCTGGCAGCTCGTCCGGTCCTCAAACGCAACGGCCAGCCCGCACAAGCTGCGTCACAGCTGCGCGACGCATATGGTTGAAGGTGGGGCTGATCTGCGCACGGTGCAGACCATTCTCGGTCATGCCGATATTGCGACGACGCAGGTGTATACCCACCTGGCTCTTGGCCGTTTGAAAGAAGTGCATCGCTCGCACCATCCCCGCGGGCGCGCCACACGTACGAAAGGGCAAACAGAGGAGACGGCGTCGTGA
- a CDS encoding HAD family hydrolase: protein MTTVSTSPARYQTEEFEQAVLSLSPSIAVFDCDGTLWGGDAGYGFMIWSIETGLVSRNAADWIDSRYRQYRAGEVSEAEMCGEMVQIYAGLREEELRHAAEEYFRHHIEAHIFEEMRDLLARLTQDGVELWAVSSTNHWVIEEGVKRFGISPSRVLAARVRVDDGLITSQLLAVPTDEAKASGLVEAGVPNPDAVFGNSIHDAAMLAIARKAFPVNPTPALSTISAEQGWTVFYPKAVLADQKL, encoded by the coding sequence TTGACGACCGTATCGACATCGCCCGCACGCTATCAGACCGAAGAGTTTGAGCAAGCCGTCCTTTCGCTTTCCCCGTCCATCGCAGTTTTCGACTGCGACGGCACGCTGTGGGGTGGAGACGCCGGCTATGGCTTCATGATCTGGTCGATCGAGACCGGACTGGTTTCGCGCAATGCCGCCGACTGGATCGACTCCCGGTACCGGCAGTACCGGGCCGGTGAGGTCTCCGAGGCGGAGATGTGCGGCGAGATGGTGCAGATTTACGCCGGTCTGCGCGAGGAAGAGCTGCGGCATGCCGCTGAGGAGTATTTCCGCCACCACATCGAAGCGCACATCTTCGAGGAAATGCGCGACCTGCTGGCACGCCTCACGCAAGATGGCGTGGAACTATGGGCCGTAAGCTCGACGAATCACTGGGTCATCGAAGAGGGCGTCAAGCGCTTCGGCATTTCCCCATCGCGAGTACTTGCGGCGCGGGTGCGCGTGGATGACGGGCTGATCACCAGCCAGTTGCTGGCTGTACCCACGGACGAGGCCAAGGCTTCCGGGCTGGTCGAAGCCGGTGTTCCTAACCCGGATGCGGTCTTCGGAAACTCCATCCACGATGCCGCGATGCTGGCGATCGCGCGCAAGGCCTTCCCGGTGAACCCCACCCCTGCGCTCTCGACCATCTCGGCGGAGCAGGGCTGGACGGTCTTCTATCCCAAGGCTGTGCTCGCCGACCAGAAACTCTAA